The following proteins are co-located in the Salinigranum halophilum genome:
- a CDS encoding FG-GAP repeat protein — MTTRSRQATVLVVSALVVSAIVSVGVGAAVVDAGVVADGNLDRGNNDGQIGLCQWVAVEELVVPVDPAQNGFNVEFGRSVAVDGETGVVGTPGFAGVTDAVYVYDLSTSPTQLRTTLTPTDGAPNDGYGVSVAVSGDTVVVGASAHDAVGDDAGTVYVSDLTDPTAETKLTAFDGEAGDRFGAAVALDGDTLVVGAPGDDDGTGAVYRYDLTQSPPTAAKLTASDGEVGDRFGSSVAIAGQTVLVGAPSAGASGAAYVTDLTNPTAETTLVVADVVESGLVGAAVALSDGTALVGAPGDGSVHVFDLTAQPTAAAEVLTDGTGFGGAVAGSGETAVVGSSGAVAIYDLGSAHPTVPVAEATGVNEPLFGTFGAAVAVDGETALVGTAGRTVSVYRCVD, encoded by the coding sequence GTGACCACCCGGAGTCGGCAGGCGACCGTGCTCGTCGTGTCGGCGCTCGTCGTCAGTGCGATCGTGAGTGTCGGCGTCGGTGCGGCGGTCGTCGACGCCGGCGTCGTCGCCGACGGCAACCTCGACCGGGGCAACAACGACGGCCAGATCGGCCTCTGTCAGTGGGTCGCAGTCGAGGAACTGGTCGTCCCGGTCGACCCCGCACAGAACGGGTTCAACGTCGAGTTCGGCCGGTCGGTCGCGGTCGACGGTGAGACCGGGGTCGTCGGCACCCCCGGCTTCGCCGGCGTCACCGACGCGGTGTACGTCTACGACCTCTCGACCTCGCCCACACAGCTCCGGACGACGCTCACTCCCACTGACGGCGCGCCGAACGACGGCTACGGCGTGTCCGTCGCGGTGTCCGGCGACACCGTCGTCGTCGGGGCGTCGGCGCACGACGCCGTGGGTGACGACGCCGGGACGGTGTACGTCTCCGACCTGACGGACCCGACGGCGGAGACGAAGCTCACGGCGTTCGACGGCGAAGCCGGCGACCGGTTCGGTGCGGCAGTCGCGCTCGACGGGGACACGCTGGTCGTCGGCGCACCCGGCGACGATGACGGCACGGGAGCGGTCTACCGCTACGACCTCACCCAGTCCCCGCCGACGGCGGCGAAACTCACGGCGTCGGACGGTGAGGTCGGTGACCGGTTCGGGTCCTCGGTCGCCATCGCCGGCCAGACCGTCCTCGTCGGTGCCCCGAGTGCGGGTGCGAGCGGGGCGGCGTACGTCACCGACCTGACGAACCCGACGGCGGAGACGACGCTCGTCGTCGCCGACGTCGTCGAGTCCGGTCTGGTCGGCGCTGCGGTCGCGCTCTCGGACGGGACCGCGCTCGTCGGCGCACCCGGCGACGGCTCCGTCCACGTCTTCGACCTGACGGCACAGCCGACGGCGGCAGCCGAGGTGCTGACCGACGGGACCGGGTTCGGTGGGGCGGTGGCCGGCTCGGGTGAGACGGCCGTCGTCGGCTCGTCGGGCGCCGTGGCCATCTACGACCTCGGCTCGGCCCACCCGACGGTCCCCGTTGCCGAGGCGACCGGCGTGAACGAGCCGCTGTTCGGAACGTTCGGCGCAGCCGTCGCCGTAGACGGGGAGACGGCGCTGGTCGGGACGGCCGGACGGACGGTGTCGGTCTACCGCTGCGTCGACTGA
- a CDS encoding MFS transporter — METVTDGETRPASDSRRWWTLAVFAFVALEGATLQVQGALVPVLRESFGTPQWQLGLVAPAGTVGFLVLVAAVGAVAGRFDTRTLLLVGVVGTGLGVFAMGLVPTFGVFLVMLVLRGAFAGIGRGSDRPLLSHLYPHRRGRLFGYYDMMWAVGATLGPLAVTAALWVGDWRLAYYVLGASFLPVVALVWSLPSPSVDGGDDPLTLAGLRRIARKPAVLVMAAGILFTTGVEGGLFTWLTTYAEGRLPESLVTVSLSVLLAAYIPGRFVAGSLSERFGSVPLAFGLGGLCLISAVYTFVVASGVGLLVGVFGIGLTLSGLYPTLLAYATERTPEHSAPVNAIGLVVSSCGIAGVPAAMGFVIGDAGIAVAMRLLFVPLVGIVVVTAVAWVRIGRVTPQSQRAA, encoded by the coding sequence ATGGAGACGGTCACCGACGGGGAAACTCGGCCGGCGTCCGACAGCCGTCGCTGGTGGACGCTGGCGGTGTTCGCGTTCGTCGCGCTCGAGGGCGCGACGTTGCAGGTCCAGGGCGCGCTCGTCCCCGTGCTGCGCGAGAGCTTCGGGACACCGCAGTGGCAACTCGGGCTGGTCGCACCCGCGGGGACGGTCGGGTTCCTCGTCCTCGTCGCCGCCGTCGGCGCGGTCGCCGGACGCTTCGACACGCGCACGCTCTTGCTGGTCGGTGTCGTCGGGACCGGGCTCGGCGTCTTCGCGATGGGACTGGTCCCCACGTTCGGCGTCTTCCTCGTCATGCTGGTCCTCCGCGGGGCCTTCGCGGGCATCGGCCGCGGCAGCGACCGGCCGCTGTTGAGCCACCTGTACCCGCACCGCCGCGGACGGCTGTTCGGCTACTACGACATGATGTGGGCCGTCGGCGCGACGCTCGGGCCGCTCGCGGTGACCGCCGCGCTCTGGGTCGGCGACTGGCGCCTCGCGTACTACGTGCTCGGCGCGTCGTTTCTCCCGGTCGTCGCACTCGTCTGGTCCCTCCCGAGTCCGTCCGTCGACGGCGGGGACGACCCCCTCACCCTCGCGGGCCTGCGTCGAATCGCCCGCAAACCCGCCGTCTTGGTGATGGCCGCGGGAATCCTGTTCACCACCGGCGTCGAGGGGGGCCTGTTCACGTGGCTCACGACGTACGCCGAGGGACGGCTCCCCGAGTCACTGGTGACCGTCTCTCTGAGCGTCCTCCTCGCCGCGTACATCCCCGGGCGGTTCGTCGCCGGGTCGCTCTCGGAGCGGTTCGGGTCGGTCCCGCTCGCCTTCGGGCTGGGCGGACTCTGCTTGATTTCGGCCGTCTACACGTTCGTCGTCGCCTCGGGCGTCGGCCTCCTCGTCGGCGTGTTCGGCATCGGTCTCACCCTGTCGGGGCTCTACCCGACGCTGTTGGCGTACGCCACCGAGCGCACGCCCGAACACAGCGCGCCGGTCAACGCCATCGGACTGGTCGTCTCCTCCTGCGGCATCGCCGGCGTCCCCGCGGCGATGGGGTTCGTCATCGGGGACGCGGGTATCGCCGTGGCGATGCGACTGCTGTTCGTCCCGCTCGTCGGTATCGTGGTCGTCACCGCCGTCGCCTGGGTTCGAATCGGGCGCGTCACACCGCAGTCACAGCGGGCCGCGTGA
- a CDS encoding pyridoxal-phosphate-dependent aminotransferase family protein, translating to MTEKREYTGDYPNKKLYIPGPTGVRDDVIEAMCEPMFGHRMDRMTDLYTTIVEDTKTFLGTDNDVIVLTASGTEFWEAATLNLVDENMLVTTCGSFSERFANVADRLGKNVDRLEYEWGNAVKPEDVRAALEESDTHYDVVGCVMNESSTGVRNPIEEIGDVVADYPDTYFVVDAVSSLGGDYVDIDAHGIDVIFASSQKAFAMPPGLAICVVSDEAYERELDKESASWYGGFQRCLDYYDRKGQTHSTPAIPIMLAYRKQMKHMLEEGHEGRSERHREMAEYTRDWASEHFEMFPEEGYESQTVACIENTQGIDVAATIDEVSERYDMVFSNGYGSTLGEKTFRIGHMGEHDVESIEALTDAIEDVAGL from the coding sequence GTGACAGAGAAACGCGAATACACAGGCGACTATCCGAACAAGAAACTGTACATCCCCGGCCCGACGGGAGTCCGTGACGACGTCATCGAGGCGATGTGTGAACCGATGTTCGGCCACCGCATGGACCGGATGACGGACCTCTACACGACCATCGTCGAGGACACGAAGACGTTCCTCGGCACCGACAACGACGTCATCGTCCTCACGGCGTCGGGGACGGAGTTCTGGGAGGCCGCGACGTTGAACCTCGTCGACGAGAACATGCTCGTGACGACCTGCGGCAGCTTCTCGGAGCGCTTCGCCAACGTGGCCGACCGCCTCGGGAAGAACGTCGACCGACTCGAGTACGAGTGGGGTAACGCGGTCAAACCCGAAGACGTGCGCGCGGCGCTCGAAGAGAGCGACACCCACTACGACGTCGTCGGCTGCGTGATGAACGAGAGTTCGACGGGGGTGCGAAACCCCATCGAGGAGATCGGCGACGTCGTCGCCGACTACCCGGACACGTACTTCGTCGTCGACGCCGTCTCGTCGCTCGGCGGCGACTACGTCGACATCGACGCCCACGGCATCGACGTCATCTTCGCCTCGTCGCAGAAGGCGTTCGCGATGCCGCCGGGCCTGGCCATCTGCGTCGTGAGCGACGAGGCGTACGAGCGGGAACTCGACAAGGAGTCGGCGTCGTGGTACGGCGGGTTCCAGCGCTGTCTCGACTACTACGACCGGAAGGGCCAGACCCACTCGACGCCGGCGATTCCCATCATGCTCGCGTACCGCAAACAGATGAAACACATGCTGGAGGAGGGTCACGAGGGGCGGAGCGAGCGCCACCGCGAGATGGCCGAGTACACCCGCGACTGGGCGTCCGAGCACTTCGAGATGTTCCCCGAGGAGGGGTACGAGTCACAGACGGTGGCCTGCATCGAGAACACCCAGGGAATCGACGTGGCCGCGACCATCGACGAGGTGTCCGAGCGGTACGACATGGTGTTCTCGAACGGCTACGGGTCGACTCTCGGCGAGAAGACGTTCCGCATCGGCCACATGGGCGAACACGACGTCGAGTCCATCGAGGCACTGACCGACGCGATCGAGGACGTCGCCGGCCTGTAA
- a CDS encoding TrmB family transcriptional regulator: MSADSLRDHLVSFGLSEKAAAAYLAVLQSGEATTGDVSRAAGISQGYVYELATELAERGLVTVDETASPTRLRARPPADALGMFSERLDRMSEDIERLYRRAESSEPAVEIVHSRTTVRKRIARAVDSAQSEVVSTIPATEFSHLREALADARERGVAVYLQLVAPLGNASTPVDWDGYGTVVKTWDATPPVTVVADERTGVMGAHGVLSGRHGSAYALAFSQRDIAGAFFGNAISNFWPMGKVQHVTAPDPLPATYDHVRTAVTHAALHRADGRSLLADVTVRAVGSEETTTYERVPVVDVRQNLVGESTNAFPIENSLVFDTPDGQIAAGGNDGSLQPFYEGYAAVSVTLYDGGTA, translated from the coding sequence ATGTCTGCGGATTCGCTCCGTGACCATCTCGTGTCCTTCGGCCTCTCCGAGAAGGCGGCGGCGGCGTACCTCGCCGTGCTCCAGTCGGGGGAGGCGACGACGGGCGACGTGTCCCGGGCCGCCGGAATCTCTCAGGGGTACGTCTACGAACTCGCGACCGAACTGGCCGAGCGCGGCCTCGTCACCGTCGACGAGACGGCGAGTCCGACCCGGTTGCGGGCGCGCCCGCCAGCGGACGCGCTCGGGATGTTCTCCGAGCGACTCGACCGGATGAGCGAGGACATCGAGCGCCTCTACCGCCGCGCGGAGTCGAGCGAACCGGCCGTCGAAATCGTCCACTCCCGGACGACGGTCCGCAAGCGCATCGCTCGAGCGGTCGACAGCGCGCAGAGCGAGGTGGTGTCGACCATCCCGGCGACGGAGTTCTCCCACCTTCGCGAGGCGCTCGCCGACGCCCGCGAGCGCGGGGTCGCGGTGTACCTCCAGCTCGTCGCGCCCCTCGGTAACGCGTCGACCCCCGTCGACTGGGACGGGTACGGAACCGTCGTCAAGACGTGGGACGCGACGCCACCGGTGACCGTGGTGGCCGACGAGCGAACCGGCGTGATGGGCGCACACGGCGTCCTCTCGGGCCGCCACGGCTCCGCGTACGCGCTCGCGTTCTCACAGCGGGACATCGCGGGGGCCTTCTTCGGCAACGCGATCAGCAACTTCTGGCCGATGGGTAAGGTGCAGCACGTCACCGCGCCCGACCCGCTCCCGGCGACGTACGACCACGTCCGAACCGCGGTGACACACGCCGCGCTCCACCGTGCCGACGGCCGGTCACTCCTCGCCGACGTCACCGTCCGAGCCGTCGGAAGCGAGGAGACGACGACGTACGAACGCGTGCCCGTCGTCGACGTCCGGCAGAACCTCGTCGGCGAGTCGACGAACGCGTTCCCCATCGAGAACAGCCTGGTGTTCGACACCCCGGACGGACAGATCGCCGCGGGTGGCAACGACGGAAGCCTCCAGCCGTTCTACGAGGGCTACGCGGCGGTTTCGGTGACCCTGTACGACGGGGGGACCGCCTGA